A segment of the Deltaproteobacteria bacterium genome:
CGATGTTGTTCTTGTGGAAGGGATTGATGCCCGTCAGCATCTCGTAGAGCGAGATCCCGATGGCGAAGAGATCGGAGCGCTTGTCGAGCTTCTTCGCCAGCGACTGCTCCGGGCTCATGTAGACGAACTTGCCCTTGATCATTCCCGCTTCGGTTTTCACCGTGCTGAGCTCCGACTTGGCGATGCCGAAGTCGATGATCTTCAGGTCTCCGCCGTAGGAGATGAGGACGTTCTGCGGGTTCAGGTCGCGGTGGACCAGGTTCAGCGAGCGCCCCGCCATGTCGGTCAGGTTGTGCGCGTAGGAAGCGCCGTCACAGATCTGCTCGGCGAGGGTGCGGCACAGCTCGGCGGGAATCTTCTCCCTCCGCCGCACCGTGGTGTCGATCAGGTCGCGCAGCGATTTCCCCTGCACGTATTCCATGGCGATGAAATACGAGCTGTCCTGCTCGCCCAGCTCGAAGACCTGGACGATGTTGCGGTGGTTCATCTGCGCAGCCAGCCGCGCCTCGCCCAGGAATGCCTCGACGAATTCCTTGCTCTCGGTGAGATGGGAGAGAATCTTCTTCACCACCAGCATCTTCTGGAAACCGGCAGGACCCTGCTGCTTGGCGAGATACACCTCGCCCATTCCGCCGGCGGCGAGCTTTTTCAGCAGGAAATACTTGCCGAAGTAGGTTCCGACGTCGCTCGATGCGGCTGCTTCGGGCATGAAGGAAATCCGGGTTCCTGGAAGAGCGAAGAGGGAAAACGTAGCGTGCGCTCTGAGGACGGGTCAAGGACGCCGCGTTGACGCGACCCGCGAGCGTTGGCTAACGTCGGCGGGTCCTGCGTCTACATTCCGCGCGAAGGAAGCCGTTCCCATGGCATTGCTGCGCATCCTGAACGGGTCCCTGGAAAGCCAGGAGATCGAGCTGAGTCCCGACCCGATGACCATCGGACGGGCCTCGGCTTGCAACATCCGGATTGCCGACGCCGGGGTGTCGTCGAAACACGCGAAGATCTGGTGCGAGGACGGCCAGTATTTCCTGATGGATCTCGGATCGACCAACGGCACCTTCGTCAACGACCGCGACGTCGACCGCGAGCGCCTCAAGGACGGCGACCTCATCACCTTCGGCATGACGCGGGCCTCTTTCGTGGGCGACGTTCCCAAGGTGCGGATCAACCCGGCCCGCCCGCAGCGAGCGGCGGCGGCGCCCGAAGGCATCGTCACCGACGAGCCGCGGCAGGGCGCCTCGCCATTCCGGCCCGAAGTGAAGACTTCGGACGAGGTGGAGATCGCCACCCTTCGCGGCAAGGTCGCGTTCTTCGAGGAGGAGAACCGCAAGCTCAAGGCGCTGGTGAAGCAGGTGCAGGAGCAGGTGGCGCACGAGGCCGCGGCGTCTGCCCGCGCCGACGCGGAAAAGATTCGCAGCCTGCTCAAGCAGCGCGACGAGGAGCTGAAGGGCCTGCGCAAGCAGCTCGACGAGAAGGAGACGTACTACTCGCCGGCCGAGCTGGAGCGGGAGCGCAAGCGGATGGAGGCGGCCATCGAGGCCGACCGGCGCCGGGAGACCGAGACGCTTCTGCGGCAGATCAAGGAGCTGGAACACCGGGTGGCGATCCGCGGGGCCGAGAGCGACACCGTCGCGCGGCAGTTGAAGGAAAAGGACGATCTGATCGGGATGCTCTCCGAGCGCGAGGACGAGCTGCAGAAGGAGATCAAGTCGCGCGAGGAGAAGGCCGCCAAGGCGCACGAGGAAGTGAACGCCGCGAAGGAGCAGCTGAATGCGGCGGCCGGCAAGGAAAAGGAGCTGAACGACAAGCTCAAGCAGAAGAACGTCCAGCTCGCGCAGCTGGGAAAGGAGCGTGGCGAGCTGGTCCAGGAGCTCGCCAAGGCGCGCCAGATCATCGCCAAGGTGGGAGGCGCGGAAGAGGCCGCCGCGGCGGTCGAGGAGCAGCATCGAGCGACCCAGGAGATGCAGGAGAGGATTGCCCAGCTCGAGACCGAGGTGGCCAAGGCGCGCGACGCGGCCAGCGTGATCGGGGGCAAGCTCGACACCAGCGAGGCCATCGCCGCGGACCTGCGCAAGCAGATCGCGGAGGCGGAAACGCAGGTCACCGAGGCGCTCGACGCGCGCATGAAGGTCGAAGGCCAGCTTTCGGAGCTGTTGCGCAAGTCCGGCGACCGCGACCAGCACGAGAAGCAGCTGGCGATGCTCAAGGCGGACCGCGACGCCCGGGCCTCCGAGGCCAGGTCGGCGGCGGAAGCGCGAGACGCCGCCGAGCAGCAGCTGACGAAGATCCGTGGCACCTACGACGACATCGTGCACGAGCGTGACGAGCTGAAGGCAAAGGTGGAATCGCTCGAGTCCGACATGCGGGTGGCGGCGACCGGGAGCCAGGTGCGCGGCGACTGGGAGGCGCGCTACAAGAGCGCCGCCGACGAGCTGGACGACCTGAAGAAGCTGGTCTCGCGGATGCGCGTCGAGCTGCAGCAGGCCAGGGAGTCGGCCGCGCGCGGCGGAGAGGGAGCGGCTACCGTCGACGAGGGCCTGCTCAGGCTCGCGGGCGCCCGCGCCGAGCTGCACGAGACGATGGTCGGTCAGATGCTCGAGGGCGTGAACAACGCGGTCTCGCTGCTGCGGCGCAACTCGGAGCTTCTCAAGGGCTACGTCGAGGACTGCGGTCTGCTCGCGAACGCCGTGCGCAAGATCGACTACACCCGGCTGGAGCGGGAGCAGCAGCAGATGCTGGTCGAGCTCGTGGACCAGACGCAGCCCGACGTGATCGTCAAGAACATGCAGGGCATCTGCGAGGAGAACGCCGAGAGCATCGGCAAGGCGAAGAAGCTGATCCTCGACTACTCGGACGCGTTCAGGAAGGAGGACGCGGCCGTCGAGGTGGAAGCGGCGCTGGCCAAGGCGCAGGGCCTCCTGCATGCGACGGATCCGAATGCGGACGTGCCGGTGAAGATCGAGGCGGTGCTGCCGGCGGTCGATGCGAGCAAGGAGGAGTCGGTCCTGTTCTGCTTCGCGCTGTTGCGGGAAGCGAAGTTCCTGGCGCCGGAGGAAGGCGGCCCCGCCG
Coding sequences within it:
- a CDS encoding FHA domain-containing protein, yielding MKEIRVPGRAKRENVACALRTGQGRRVDATRERWLTSAGPASTFRAKEAVPMALLRILNGSLESQEIELSPDPMTIGRASACNIRIADAGVSSKHAKIWCEDGQYFLMDLGSTNGTFVNDRDVDRERLKDGDLITFGMTRASFVGDVPKVRINPARPQRAAAAPEGIVTDEPRQGASPFRPEVKTSDEVEIATLRGKVAFFEEENRKLKALVKQVQEQVAHEAAASARADAEKIRSLLKQRDEELKGLRKQLDEKETYYSPAELERERKRMEAAIEADRRRETETLLRQIKELEHRVAIRGAESDTVARQLKEKDDLIGMLSEREDELQKEIKSREEKAAKAHEEVNAAKEQLNAAAGKEKELNDKLKQKNVQLAQLGKERGELVQELAKARQIIAKVGGAEEAAAAVEEQHRATQEMQERIAQLETEVAKARDAASVIGGKLDTSEAIAADLRKQIAEAETQVTEALDARMKVEGQLSELLRKSGDRDQHEKQLAMLKADRDARASEARSAAEARDAAEQQLTKIRGTYDDIVHERDELKAKVESLESDMRVAATGSQVRGDWEARYKSAADELDDLKKLVSRMRVELQQARESAARGGEGAATVDEGLLRLAGARAELHETMVGQMLEGVNNAVSLLRRNSELLKGYVEDCGLLANAVRKIDYTRLEREQQQMLVELVDQTQPDVIVKNMQGICEENAESIGKAKKLILDYSDAFRKEDAAVEVEAALAKAQGLLHATDPNADVPVKIEAVLPAVDASKEESVLFCFALLREAKFLAPEEGGPAAVNVNTDGLTVTFTVSPVDAKAKERYRDPPDAQSRLVQEFARKRCGGKIELKEEEGRRALLVTLKAKI